A window of Rhododendron vialii isolate Sample 1 chromosome 11a, ASM3025357v1 contains these coding sequences:
- the LOC131306482 gene encoding abscisic stress-ripening protein 1-like, protein MEEDKPKHHFFHHHKDGEKPIDAVGISDTTYSTDGANDYTDSTTVVVAEEQPDYGHEEREHKHREHLGELGAVAAGAFALHEKHKSQKDPEHAHKHKLEEEIAAAAAVGAGGYAFHEHHEKKETKREEEEAEGKKHHHIF, encoded by the exons ATGGAGGAGGACAAGCCCAAGCACCACTTTTTCCACCACCACAAGGACGGGGAAAAGCCCATCGACGCCGTCGGCATCTCCGACACCACTTACAGCACCGACGGGGCGAACGACTACACCGACAGCACCACGGTGGTCGTGGCGGAGGAGCAGCCCGATTACGGACACGAGGAGAGGGAGCACAAGCACCGTGAGCACTTGGGCGAGCTCGGCGCCGTTGCTGCCGGCGCTTTTGCCTTG CATGAGAAGCACAAGTCCCAGAAAGACCCAGAGCACGCCCACAAGCACAAGCTGGAGGAAGAGATCGCGGCTGCAGCTGCGGTCGGGGCCGGCGGGTACGCGTTCCACGAGCACCATGAGAAGAAAGAGACAAAgagggaagaggaagaggccgAGGGAAAGAAGCACCACCACATCTTTTAA